From a single Rhodococcus qingshengii JCM 15477 genomic region:
- the galE gene encoding UDP-glucose 4-epimerase GalE: MKLLVTGGAGYVGSVCSTVLLERGHEVVVIDDLSTGNADAVPAGAEFIEGDVGALAADVLGSAGSPVFDGVLHFAAQSLVGESVLHPEKYWRGNVVTTIELLEAIRVSGTPRLVFSSTAATYGEPEQSPIVETAPTRPTNPYGATKLAIDHAITSYSIAHGLGATSLRYFNVAGAYKSAGENRVIETHLIPLVLQVALEQRDKISVFGTDWPTPDGTAVRDYIHVLDLAEAHLLALESSVPGEHRIYNLGSGAGFSVREVIAACARVTGLPINVEDASRRLGDPAVLIASSDKAIAELGWTPTRTDLDVIVADAWQFLQDLGDRSHAAR; encoded by the coding sequence ATGAAACTCCTGGTCACCGGCGGCGCCGGTTACGTCGGCAGTGTGTGCAGCACTGTGTTGCTCGAGCGTGGACACGAGGTTGTCGTCATCGACGACCTCTCCACCGGAAATGCCGACGCGGTGCCTGCCGGTGCCGAGTTCATCGAAGGAGACGTGGGAGCGCTTGCTGCCGACGTCCTCGGCAGTGCGGGTTCACCGGTTTTCGACGGTGTGCTTCACTTCGCAGCGCAGTCGCTGGTGGGCGAATCGGTGCTTCACCCTGAAAAGTACTGGCGCGGAAACGTCGTCACGACCATCGAGTTGCTCGAGGCTATCCGTGTCTCCGGTACTCCCCGCCTCGTGTTCTCGTCCACCGCCGCTACGTACGGCGAACCGGAGCAGTCACCCATCGTGGAGACCGCTCCGACCCGCCCCACCAATCCGTACGGCGCGACCAAGCTCGCGATCGATCATGCGATCACCTCGTACTCGATCGCCCACGGCCTCGGTGCGACGAGCTTGCGCTACTTCAACGTCGCAGGTGCGTACAAGTCCGCCGGCGAGAACCGGGTGATCGAAACCCACCTGATTCCACTCGTCCTGCAGGTCGCGCTCGAACAGCGGGACAAGATCTCGGTCTTCGGAACCGACTGGCCCACGCCGGACGGAACCGCGGTACGCGACTACATCCACGTGCTGGACCTCGCCGAAGCACATCTACTGGCGCTCGAATCCTCGGTTCCCGGCGAGCACCGCATCTACAACCTCGGAAGCGGTGCCGGCTTCAGCGTGCGCGAGGTGATCGCCGCCTGTGCGCGGGTCACCGGCCTGCCGATCAACGTCGAGGACGCGTCACGACGGCTGGGTGATCCGGCAGTACTGATCGCATCGAGCGACAAGGCGATTGCCGAGCTGGGTTGGACGCCCACGCGTACCGATCTCGACGTCATCGTCGCCGACGCATGGCAGTTCCTCCAGGATCTGGGCGACCGCTCACACGCTGCTCGCTAG